The following coding sequences are from one Lipingzhangella halophila window:
- a CDS encoding SGNH/GDSL hydrolase family protein, whose translation MSDFDIRQDIVSYVALGDSFTEGLDDPYPDGGDAPHGRYRGWADRLAEHLADHAGEVRYANLAVRGKLARQIVEDQVPRAVELHPDLVTLCAGGNDILRPGSDPDLLAGVLEWAVRRISATGAEIVLFTGMDPGFQPVMRHLRGKGATFNMHLRALADEYGCRVVDLWGMRTLRNRGAWSWDRLHLSSEGHRRLALRVCEVLDIPVEDDWNTPWPSEDPKPWRAARQDDLLWARECLVPWIGRRLTGRSSGDGVPPKRPNLEKLR comes from the coding sequence ATGAGCGACTTTGACATCCGGCAGGACATCGTCTCCTACGTGGCTCTCGGAGACAGCTTCACAGAGGGCCTGGACGACCCCTATCCGGACGGTGGGGACGCGCCGCACGGCCGGTACCGCGGCTGGGCCGACCGGCTGGCCGAACACCTCGCGGACCACGCGGGCGAGGTGCGTTACGCCAACCTCGCCGTACGTGGCAAGCTCGCCCGGCAGATCGTCGAGGACCAGGTCCCGCGCGCTGTCGAACTGCACCCCGACCTCGTCACCCTGTGTGCCGGTGGCAACGACATCCTCCGGCCGGGCAGCGACCCCGACCTCCTCGCCGGTGTCCTTGAGTGGGCAGTGCGGCGGATCAGCGCCACCGGGGCCGAGATCGTGCTGTTCACCGGAATGGACCCCGGCTTCCAACCGGTGATGCGGCATCTGCGCGGCAAGGGCGCCACCTTCAACATGCACCTGCGCGCCCTGGCCGACGAGTACGGGTGCCGTGTCGTGGACCTGTGGGGGATGCGGACGCTGCGCAATCGCGGGGCCTGGAGCTGGGACCGGCTCCACCTGTCGTCCGAGGGGCACCGCAGGCTCGCGCTGCGCGTCTGCGAGGTGCTGGACATCCCGGTCGAGGACGACTGGAACACCCCCTGGCCCTCCGAGGATCCCAAACCGTGGCGCGCCGCTCGGCAGGACGACCTGCTGTGGGCGCGCGAGTGCCTGGTGCCGTGGATCGGGCGCCGGCTGACCGGACGCTCGTCGGGCGACGGCGTGCCACCCAAGCGGCCCAACCTGGAGAAGCTGCGGTGA
- a CDS encoding Fur family transcriptional regulator yields the protein MSTRREAVRQALNESSGFRSAQDLYANLRAEGSKIGLTTVYRALQALSDSGEVDVLRTDEGEAVYRACVTDTHHHHLVCRGCGKAVEVEGPAVEDWAASVGKAHGFTDITHTVEVFGTCMECAAADP from the coding sequence ATGAGTACACGACGCGAGGCCGTACGGCAGGCCCTGAACGAGAGCAGCGGCTTCCGCAGCGCCCAGGACCTCTACGCGAACCTGCGCGCCGAGGGATCCAAGATCGGTCTGACTACGGTCTACCGTGCCCTGCAGGCACTGAGCGACTCCGGCGAGGTCGACGTCCTCCGCACCGACGAGGGCGAGGCCGTCTACCGCGCCTGTGTCACCGACACCCATCACCATCACCTGGTCTGCCGCGGGTGCGGTAAGGCCGTGGAGGTCGAGGGGCCAGCGGTGGAGGACTGGGCCGCGTCCGTCGGCAAGGCACACGGCTTCACCGACATCACGCACACGGTCGAGGTGTTTGGCACCTGTATGGAGTGCGCCGCCGCCGATCCGTAA
- a CDS encoding metal ABC transporter permease yields MLELLQYDFMLRALPAAALVGLVAPVIGTFLVQRRLALLGDGIGHVALTGVALGFLTSTSPVLAALAVSVVGAVLIELIRVRARASGDVALALLFYGGIAGGVLLIGLTPGSNNATLTSFLFGSVSSVGPEDVYVVTGLAVLVLLVIGYFGRELFVLCQDEEVARAHGLPVRLLSLIIAVTAAVTVVIAMRVVGVLMVSALMVVPVAAAQQLTRSFRVTMGVAMGIGVAASLGGLSTAFYADVAPGAAIVLLSLAVFIVAVGAGYLLRHGRSRMETAHSGGEPPSVGTMPQTERGSAPI; encoded by the coding sequence GTGCTTGAGCTGCTGCAGTACGACTTCATGCTGCGCGCCCTTCCCGCGGCGGCACTGGTCGGGCTGGTGGCCCCGGTGATCGGCACGTTCCTGGTGCAACGGCGCCTCGCACTGCTGGGCGACGGCATCGGGCACGTCGCGCTGACGGGCGTGGCGCTGGGCTTCCTCACCAGCACGTCACCGGTCCTCGCTGCGCTGGCGGTATCGGTGGTCGGTGCGGTGCTGATCGAGCTCATCCGGGTGCGCGCCCGCGCAAGCGGCGACGTTGCCCTGGCCCTGCTTTTCTACGGCGGGATCGCGGGCGGTGTGCTGCTGATCGGACTGACCCCCGGCTCGAACAACGCGACGCTGACCTCGTTCCTGTTCGGCTCGGTCAGCAGCGTGGGCCCGGAGGACGTCTACGTAGTCACCGGACTGGCGGTCCTGGTGCTGCTCGTGATCGGCTACTTCGGCCGCGAACTGTTCGTGCTCTGCCAGGACGAGGAGGTCGCGCGCGCCCACGGGCTCCCGGTACGGCTACTCAGTCTGATTATCGCGGTCACCGCCGCCGTGACCGTGGTCATCGCCATGCGGGTTGTGGGTGTGCTGATGGTGAGCGCGCTCATGGTGGTACCAGTGGCGGCCGCGCAACAACTGACCCGCAGTTTCCGTGTCACCATGGGGGTGGCCATGGGGATCGGTGTCGCCGCGTCACTGGGTGGGCTGTCCACCGCCTTCTACGCCGACGTGGCACCGGGGGCGGCCATCGTGTTGCTCTCCCTCGCTGTGTTCATTGTGGCGGTCGGCGCCGGTTACCTCCTACGACATGGACGGAGCCGGATGGAAACCGCCCATTCAGGTGGCGAACCACCTAGTGTCGGTACGATGCCCCAGACCGAGCGGGGGAGCGCACCCATATGA
- a CDS encoding metal ABC transporter ATP-binding protein → MTNAVVSYNGSPAVRDASFDVPVGDTLAILGPNGSGKSTLMRAMLGVLPLTRGQVEVHGVPLRRFRDWGRIGYVPQRLSAGGGVPATVRETVASGQVSRRRRYYWATKEDNAAVDDAMAAVGLADRARDSAHELSGGQQQRVLIARALAGLADTFIMDEPMSGVDNENQQALAGIIGRLSENGATVILVLHELGPLRPLLRRVISLSGGQIAYDGPPNGSAGDHHDHVHPHAGADPSMPAVPAIEVPRRA, encoded by the coding sequence GTGACCAATGCCGTGGTCAGTTACAACGGCTCACCCGCCGTGCGCGATGCCAGCTTCGATGTGCCCGTGGGCGACACCCTCGCGATCCTCGGCCCCAACGGCTCCGGCAAGTCCACGCTCATGCGCGCGATGCTGGGCGTGCTGCCACTCACCCGCGGCCAGGTCGAGGTGCACGGTGTCCCATTGCGCCGATTCCGCGACTGGGGGCGGATCGGTTACGTGCCGCAGCGGCTCTCCGCTGGCGGCGGCGTCCCGGCCACGGTGCGCGAAACCGTGGCGTCCGGCCAGGTCTCCCGGCGCAGACGGTACTACTGGGCAACCAAGGAGGACAACGCGGCCGTCGACGACGCCATGGCCGCCGTTGGCCTGGCGGACCGGGCCCGCGACTCCGCTCACGAACTGTCGGGGGGCCAGCAGCAGCGGGTCCTGATTGCCCGGGCCCTCGCCGGCCTGGCCGACACGTTCATCATGGACGAGCCCATGTCCGGGGTGGACAACGAGAACCAGCAGGCGCTCGCCGGCATCATCGGGCGGCTGAGCGAGAACGGTGCCACCGTCATCCTGGTGCTGCACGAGCTCGGCCCTTTGCGGCCACTGCTGCGGCGGGTGATCTCGCTGTCCGGCGGCCAGATCGCCTACGACGGCCCGCCCAACGGGTCCGCCGGAGACCACCACGACCACGTCCACCCGCACGCCGGGGCCGACCCCTCCATGCCCGCGGTTCCCGCCATCGAGGTGCCCCGCCGTGCTTGA
- a CDS encoding DUF6703 family protein, which produces MSSERDESEQNRSAPRSGGDPPHSRRLPNGDTFYTPDANQLRREIERRSAVPLVWLHNAPRWLLPATMAAVFVGGLLLSGVAGAVLLAVLAAFFGWLAYLAWPNLRRGERTMRVIVVATLFGLGLLQSGVF; this is translated from the coding sequence GTGTCGTCCGAACGCGATGAGTCAGAGCAGAACCGATCGGCGCCGCGGAGCGGCGGCGACCCGCCGCACTCCCGGCGCCTGCCCAACGGCGACACCTTCTACACACCGGACGCCAATCAACTGCGGCGGGAGATCGAGCGACGCAGCGCGGTTCCGCTCGTCTGGCTGCACAACGCCCCCCGATGGCTGCTGCCCGCGACCATGGCGGCGGTGTTCGTGGGCGGGCTGCTGCTCTCCGGCGTCGCCGGCGCTGTGCTGCTGGCCGTCCTGGCGGCCTTCTTCGGTTGGTTGGCCTACCTTGCCTGGCCGAACCTGCGGCGGGGGGAGCGCACGATGCGGGTCATCGTCGTGGCCACACTTTTCGGATTAGGTCTGTTGCAAAGTGGCGTGTTTTGA
- a CDS encoding bifunctional glycosyltransferase/CDP-glycerol:glycerophosphate glycerophosphotransferase: protein MPKLSVIVTFDVTEPHLQQCLDSLYRQGGGEDTEIVLVPVQTPSGSERSSGDTPFGARVPDTENGANAENCDNGESYEGTENGDSGFAAEEDPQNAATDDEGGESTETARSEGLATAREAAAGLDAGLILLDEPTASHTAARAVGTRASSGSYVVFLNGADTLTGYALGYLAASLDASGADLAAGNVYRFNELGARQSRSHRRIFATARTATDARTTPSLLGDRLFGNKMWRRSFWEELDDLGFTDPDTDLAVVAALFAARSVDVLQAPVLLRRDRDTGTDLSEITSMTRRLTAITTLSGALRGADRDLWDSGTLRSDVRSVLLRLDDASDAAWERFFELANTYLDGVGKSVLVGLSALHRLNYYLVRRRDGERLLETITFQKSVELRKAQVVRRGLRYYIHYPFFEDASAGVPREIYRLDSELKVRQKTEGVEWRDGKLVVRGRVGITHLRARRRWHQHLVAFAVHTGTGRRIPVPVKVRRAAEYRLPDVADAARHDYGGFEIVLDPSRLRVSGQWRVAEWRLELVVINRGLMRRRMICNPVAGSPERPPYHRVSGDVWIRPTWNAHRELTIAVDPERARVTHHRIDRSGNPELEITGEFVSPPAAESHLLRLRRMPGTAELEYPLRVEGGRFTARVSLQELLTNVVDEGRGQLRQEQWEASLCTADGTSVPLVLPDEADLAAYPAGDGHHEVAVQRTSTGHLRVRAGWGRPVVRAAEWSGRELVLSGYYAANSEIELLFKARGREEEHRLAVEREGTGFRARFAPAEIETLAGTVPLSAGTYQLWARVHLPDGDSSDIGAELDADFVRTLPLEMSTPRREFTFADSGFDTPVLKVGTDLRPEERGRFAQRQLREVGYPEMRAESVREEILFDSFTGRQFSDSPHSVYAELRSRGGEWADYPMSWLVADGQVNLPPDLTQVRHYGTDFYESLARCRYLVTNSRQPAWFTRRPGQTVVQTWHGSMLKRIGFDIENIRGKSRDYHEKLAWETQQWDYLVSPSPWATPILRRAFRFDGEILETGYPRNDIFFSADRDAIAARTRRRLGLPDDKKVILYAPTWRDDKYYTRGKHKLDLHLDLRRMYEKLGDDHVLLVRRHPRVVDSVPNVGTNFVYDVSLYPEIMELFLVTDILVTDYSSMMFDFANTGRPMLFFTYDIESYRDNLRGFYFDFEETAPGPLLLGSDDVISSIVDIDGVAESYREKYRAFTEQFCPLDDGNAAARVVDRVFGER, encoded by the coding sequence GTGCCGAAGCTCAGCGTCATCGTCACTTTCGACGTCACCGAGCCCCATCTGCAGCAGTGCCTTGACTCTCTGTACAGGCAGGGTGGGGGCGAGGACACCGAGATCGTTCTTGTTCCCGTCCAGACGCCGAGCGGCAGCGAGCGGTCATCCGGGGATACCCCCTTCGGCGCCAGAGTGCCTGACACCGAGAACGGTGCGAACGCGGAGAACTGCGACAACGGAGAGAGCTACGAGGGCACCGAGAACGGTGACTCCGGCTTCGCCGCGGAGGAGGACCCGCAGAACGCCGCCACCGACGACGAGGGCGGCGAGTCCACCGAAACGGCGCGCTCCGAAGGACTGGCCACGGCCCGCGAGGCCGCTGCCGGCTTGGACGCCGGGCTGATCCTGCTCGACGAGCCCACCGCCAGCCACACGGCGGCCCGCGCGGTCGGGACCCGGGCGTCGAGTGGTTCCTACGTGGTGTTCCTCAACGGGGCCGACACGCTCACCGGCTACGCCCTTGGCTACCTCGCGGCGTCCCTCGACGCCAGCGGCGCCGACCTGGCTGCCGGCAACGTCTACCGGTTCAACGAGCTGGGCGCCCGGCAGTCGCGGTCGCACCGCAGGATCTTCGCCACCGCGCGCACCGCGACCGACGCGCGCACCACTCCCTCGCTCCTCGGCGACCGGCTCTTTGGCAACAAGATGTGGCGGCGTTCCTTCTGGGAAGAGCTGGACGACCTCGGGTTCACCGACCCCGACACCGACCTGGCCGTGGTGGCTGCGTTGTTCGCGGCGCGCTCCGTCGATGTCCTCCAGGCACCGGTCCTGCTGCGCCGCGACCGGGATACCGGGACGGACCTGAGCGAGATCACGTCGATGACGCGCCGCCTTACCGCCATCACCACACTCTCCGGTGCGCTCCGCGGCGCCGACCGTGACCTGTGGGACTCCGGCACGCTCCGAAGCGACGTGCGCTCGGTGCTGCTCCGGCTGGACGACGCGTCCGACGCCGCGTGGGAACGGTTCTTCGAGCTCGCCAACACCTACCTCGACGGTGTGGGCAAGAGTGTGCTCGTCGGGCTCTCCGCACTGCACCGGCTCAACTACTACCTGGTGCGCAGGCGCGACGGTGAGCGGCTGCTGGAGACCATCACGTTCCAGAAGAGCGTGGAGCTGAGGAAGGCGCAGGTGGTGCGGCGCGGACTGCGCTACTACATCCACTACCCGTTCTTCGAGGACGCCTCGGCCGGGGTGCCTCGCGAGATCTACCGGCTCGACTCCGAGCTCAAGGTGCGGCAGAAGACCGAGGGTGTCGAGTGGCGCGACGGCAAGCTGGTCGTCCGGGGGCGTGTGGGCATCACGCACCTGCGGGCGCGCCGGCGCTGGCATCAGCATCTCGTGGCGTTCGCCGTGCACACCGGCACGGGCCGGCGCATTCCCGTGCCCGTCAAGGTGCGGCGCGCGGCCGAGTACCGGCTGCCGGACGTCGCTGACGCCGCCCGGCATGACTACGGCGGGTTCGAGATCGTCCTCGACCCGTCCCGGCTGCGGGTCTCCGGACAGTGGCGGGTCGCCGAGTGGCGGCTGGAGCTCGTCGTGATCAACCGCGGCCTGATGCGCCGCCGGATGATCTGCAACCCGGTCGCCGGATCGCCGGAGCGCCCGCCCTACCACCGGGTATCTGGTGATGTCTGGATCAGGCCAACGTGGAACGCGCACCGCGAGCTCACCATCGCGGTCGATCCGGAGCGTGCGCGGGTGACCCACCACCGGATCGACCGCTCCGGGAACCCCGAGCTGGAGATCACGGGGGAGTTCGTGTCTCCTCCGGCGGCCGAGTCCCACCTGCTGCGGCTGCGCCGGATGCCCGGAACGGCCGAGCTCGAATACCCGTTGCGGGTCGAGGGCGGCCGTTTCACCGCCCGGGTCTCACTCCAGGAGCTACTCACCAACGTGGTCGACGAGGGGCGCGGCCAGTTGCGCCAGGAACAGTGGGAGGCCAGTCTGTGCACTGCCGACGGCACCTCTGTCCCGCTGGTCCTGCCCGATGAGGCGGACCTCGCGGCCTACCCCGCAGGCGATGGCCACCACGAGGTCGCCGTCCAGCGCACCAGCACCGGGCACCTGCGGGTGCGCGCGGGCTGGGGGCGCCCCGTCGTCCGCGCCGCCGAATGGTCGGGACGCGAGCTGGTGCTGAGCGGGTACTACGCTGCCAACTCCGAGATCGAGCTGCTGTTCAAGGCACGCGGCCGCGAGGAGGAGCACCGCCTGGCGGTGGAGCGCGAAGGCACCGGGTTCCGGGCGCGCTTCGCCCCCGCCGAGATCGAGACCCTGGCGGGCACCGTCCCACTGTCGGCGGGCACCTACCAGCTCTGGGCGCGCGTGCACCTGCCCGACGGGGACAGCAGCGATATCGGTGCCGAGCTCGACGCCGACTTCGTGCGCACCCTGCCTCTGGAGATGAGCACTCCGCGGCGCGAGTTCACGTTCGCCGACTCCGGGTTCGACACGCCGGTGCTCAAGGTCGGCACCGACCTGCGGCCCGAGGAGCGGGGAAGGTTCGCGCAGCGGCAGTTGCGCGAGGTCGGCTACCCGGAGATGCGTGCGGAGAGTGTGCGCGAGGAGATCCTCTTCGACAGCTTCACCGGGCGGCAGTTCTCCGACAGCCCGCACAGCGTCTACGCCGAGCTGCGCTCGCGCGGCGGCGAGTGGGCCGACTACCCGATGTCCTGGCTCGTCGCGGACGGGCAGGTGAACCTGCCGCCGGACCTCACGCAGGTCCGGCACTACGGCACCGACTTCTACGAGTCCCTGGCCCGGTGCCGGTACCTGGTCACCAACTCCCGCCAGCCCGCGTGGTTCACCCGGCGGCCCGGCCAGACCGTGGTCCAGACCTGGCACGGCTCGATGCTCAAGCGCATCGGCTTCGACATCGAGAACATCCGGGGCAAGTCCCGGGACTACCACGAGAAGCTCGCGTGGGAGACCCAGCAGTGGGACTATCTCGTCTCGCCCAGCCCGTGGGCGACCCCGATCCTGCGGCGCGCGTTCCGGTTCGACGGCGAGATTCTGGAGACCGGGTACCCGCGCAACGACATCTTCTTCTCTGCCGACCGCGACGCGATCGCCGCCCGTACCCGGCGGCGCTTGGGGCTGCCCGACGACAAGAAGGTCATTCTCTACGCGCCCACCTGGCGCGACGACAAGTACTACACGCGCGGCAAGCACAAGCTCGACCTGCACCTCGACCTGCGCCGGATGTACGAAAAGCTGGGCGACGACCACGTGCTGCTGGTGCGGCGGCACCCCCGGGTGGTCGACAGCGTTCCCAACGTGGGTACGAACTTCGTCTACGACGTGTCGCTGTACCCGGAGATCATGGAACTCTTCCTGGTCACCGACATCCTGGTCACCGACTACTCGTCGATGATGTTCGACTTCGCCAACACCGGCCGGCCGATGCTGTTCTTCACCTACGACATCGAGAGCTACCGCGACAACCTGCGCGGGTTCTACTTCGACTTCGAGGAGACGGCCCCCGGCCCGCTGCTGCTGGGTTCCGACGACGTGATCAGCTCGATCGTCGACATCGACGGCGTTGCCGAGTCCTACCGGGAGAAGTACCGGGCGTTCACCGAACAGTTCTGCCCGCTGGACGACGGCAACGCGGCCGCCCGGGTGGTGGACCGGGTCTTCGGCGAGCGGTGA
- a CDS encoding antibiotic biosynthesis monooxygenase family protein, with product MIVIARFTVSLEDADDFVARAAGAVEALGSRPGFRDSWIGRAADDPTLWTVVTEWDGPGYYRRALSDFEVRMAAVPLLSLAHDEPTAFEVVSGHEPG from the coding sequence GTGATCGTTATCGCCCGCTTCACCGTGTCCCTGGAGGACGCCGACGACTTCGTGGCGCGCGCGGCGGGGGCCGTCGAGGCGCTCGGGAGCCGTCCGGGGTTCCGCGACTCCTGGATCGGACGGGCCGCCGACGACCCAACACTGTGGACCGTGGTCACCGAGTGGGACGGGCCGGGCTACTACCGCCGTGCGCTCTCAGACTTCGAGGTCCGTATGGCCGCCGTGCCGCTGCTCTCGCTCGCCCATGACGAGCCGACCGCATTCGAGGTGGTCTCGGGACACGAACCCGGGTGA
- a CDS encoding glycine--tRNA ligase, protein MAVKSEAMDTLVNLAKRRGLVYPSSEIYGGLRASWDYGPLGVELKSNIKRHWWRAIVQERDDIVGLDSSVILAREVWEASGHVKAFVDPLTECQSCHKRFRSDHLIEAYEAKHGRQPAGGVADLACPNCGAKSSFTEPRMFSGLLHTYLGAVQEDESGLAYLRPETAQGIFVNYLNVQQSARRKIPFGIGQIGKSFRNEITPGNFIFRTREFEQMEMEFFVRPGEDEEWHQHWIDTRLQWYVDLGISKDNLRLYEHPQDKLAHYAKRTVDIEYRFNFTGTEWGELEGIANRTDFDLKTHAEASGTDLSYFDQENDERYIPYVIEPAAGVDRALLTFMLDAYSEDEAPNAKGKMEKRAVMRLDPRLSPVKVAVLPLSRNTDLSPKARDLAAALRRRWNVEFDDAGAIGRRYRRQDEIGTPFCVTIDFDTLDDNAVTVRERDSMSQERVGLDRVEMYLLERLPGC, encoded by the coding sequence ATGGCCGTCAAGTCGGAGGCTATGGACACCCTGGTCAACCTCGCCAAGCGTCGAGGTCTGGTCTACCCGTCGAGCGAGATCTACGGGGGACTGCGCGCCTCTTGGGACTACGGCCCGTTGGGCGTGGAGCTGAAGAGCAACATCAAGCGGCATTGGTGGCGCGCCATTGTCCAGGAACGCGACGACATCGTGGGCTTGGACTCCAGCGTGATCCTGGCCCGTGAGGTGTGGGAGGCGTCTGGGCACGTCAAGGCATTCGTTGACCCGCTCACCGAGTGCCAGTCCTGCCACAAGCGGTTCCGCTCCGACCACCTGATCGAGGCGTACGAGGCCAAGCACGGTCGCCAGCCGGCGGGCGGCGTGGCCGACCTCGCGTGCCCGAACTGCGGCGCGAAGTCCTCGTTCACCGAGCCGCGCATGTTCAGCGGGTTGCTGCACACTTACCTCGGCGCGGTACAGGAAGACGAGTCCGGGCTGGCGTACCTGCGGCCCGAGACCGCGCAGGGCATCTTCGTCAACTACCTGAACGTGCAGCAGAGCGCGCGCCGCAAGATCCCGTTCGGCATCGGGCAGATCGGCAAGTCGTTCCGGAACGAGATCACACCCGGCAACTTCATTTTCCGCACCCGCGAGTTCGAGCAGATGGAGATGGAGTTCTTCGTCCGGCCGGGCGAGGACGAGGAGTGGCACCAGCACTGGATCGACACCCGGTTGCAGTGGTACGTCGACCTGGGCATCTCCAAGGACAACCTGCGGCTCTACGAGCACCCGCAGGACAAGCTCGCGCACTACGCGAAGCGCACCGTCGACATCGAGTACCGGTTCAACTTCACCGGAACCGAATGGGGCGAGCTTGAGGGGATCGCCAACCGCACCGACTTCGACCTCAAGACGCACGCCGAGGCGTCGGGGACCGACCTCTCGTACTTCGACCAGGAGAACGACGAGCGCTACATTCCCTACGTCATCGAGCCCGCGGCCGGTGTCGACCGCGCGTTGCTGACGTTCATGCTCGACGCCTACAGCGAGGACGAGGCGCCCAACGCCAAGGGCAAGATGGAGAAGCGCGCCGTGATGCGGCTCGACCCGCGGCTGTCGCCGGTGAAGGTGGCGGTGCTTCCGCTGTCGCGGAACACCGACCTCTCGCCGAAGGCCCGCGATCTCGCCGCCGCGTTGCGCCGCCGGTGGAACGTCGAGTTCGACGACGCCGGTGCCATCGGCCGGCGCTATCGTCGTCAGGACGAGATCGGTACGCCGTTCTGTGTCACGATCGACTTCGACACCCTGGACGACAACGCCGTTACGGTGCGCGAGCGCGACAGTATGTCGCAGGAGCGCGTCGGGCTCGACCGGGTGGAGATGTACCTGCTGGAGCGGCTTCCCGGCTGCTGA
- the trhA gene encoding PAQR family membrane homeostasis protein TrhA yields MPAERYDDTQHDSGTQSATEHTATFAERAHDSGARALAGESLDRAADLLQAVKPRLRGWLHLGTAPLALAAGIVLVSLAPTGFARLASAIYAVSAVLLFSTSAIYHVGRWSQRGMAILRRLDHANIYLIIAGTYTPFVLLVLDGTARVAMISTIWSAAIAGVLFKMFWLNAPRWLSTALYLALGWVAVLFVPDMVAGTAPATWILLLVGGVLYSVGAVVYGTRWPDPAPRWFGFHEIFHTLTIGAYVCHYIAVSFIVYTAA; encoded by the coding sequence GTGCCCGCAGAGCGGTACGACGACACGCAACACGACAGTGGAACGCAGTCTGCGACCGAGCACACGGCAACCTTCGCGGAACGCGCCCACGACAGCGGCGCCCGAGCCCTGGCCGGCGAGTCCCTTGACCGCGCCGCCGACCTGCTGCAGGCGGTCAAGCCCCGGCTACGCGGCTGGCTGCACCTGGGCACCGCCCCCCTGGCGCTCGCGGCGGGGATCGTCCTCGTCAGCCTCGCACCCACCGGGTTCGCCCGGCTCGCCAGCGCGATCTACGCGGTCAGCGCCGTCCTGCTGTTCAGCACGTCGGCGATCTACCACGTGGGCCGATGGTCCCAGCGCGGCATGGCGATCCTGCGCCGGCTCGACCACGCGAACATCTACCTGATCATCGCCGGCACGTACACGCCATTCGTGCTGCTCGTACTGGACGGCACCGCCCGTGTCGCGATGATCTCGACTATCTGGAGCGCGGCGATCGCCGGCGTGCTGTTCAAGATGTTCTGGCTCAACGCGCCCCGCTGGCTGTCGACCGCGCTCTACCTGGCCCTCGGGTGGGTGGCGGTGCTGTTCGTCCCGGACATGGTGGCCGGAACCGCCCCGGCCACCTGGATCCTGCTGCTGGTGGGCGGTGTCCTCTACAGCGTCGGCGCGGTCGTCTACGGCACCAGGTGGCCCGACCCCGCGCCGCGCTGGTTCGGCTTCCACGAGATCTTCCACACGCTGACCATCGGGGCCTACGTGTGCCACTACATCGCCGTGTCCTTCATCGTCTACACGGCGGCATGA